A single region of the Candidatus Sungiibacteriota bacterium genome encodes:
- the ruvB gene encoding Holliday junction branch migration DNA helicase RuvB, translating to MSTSPITAPHKEKEDVSLDLALRPQRWNDYIGQEHTKRNLRILIDAAQRRGEPIEHVLLSGPAGLGKTSLAHLIAREMNTNIRVTSGPAVERVGDLASILTNLTPGDVLFIDEVHRLNKLVEEVLYPAMETRNLDIIIGKGPSARIIQIELPPFTMIAATTRIGLLSSPLRSRFGSSFRLDFYTNEDIEKIIERSARILGIATEPAAVKIIARSSRFTPRVANRLLKRVRDYAEVHGSGVVSQGAASKTMELLQVDELGLEPMDRKILEVVISKFGGGPVGLQAIAAASSEEEDTLEEVYEPYLMQLGFLERTPRGRLATERAYQHLGFKVNRQKPLIS from the coding sequence ATGTCAACCAGCCCCATCACTGCCCCCCACAAAGAAAAAGAGGACGTTTCGCTTGACCTTGCCCTACGTCCGCAGCGCTGGAACGATTACATTGGGCAGGAACACACCAAGAGAAACCTGCGCATCCTCATTGATGCGGCCCAAAGGCGGGGGGAACCAATAGAACACGTGCTGCTATCCGGCCCGGCCGGCCTCGGAAAAACAAGTCTGGCCCATCTTATTGCGCGGGAAATGAACACCAATATCCGCGTAACTTCGGGTCCTGCCGTTGAGCGGGTGGGCGACCTCGCTTCTATCTTGACCAACCTTACGCCGGGTGACGTTTTGTTTATTGACGAGGTACACCGCCTAAATAAACTGGTTGAGGAAGTACTGTATCCGGCCATGGAAACACGCAATCTTGATATCATAATAGGCAAGGGGCCTTCGGCGAGAATTATTCAAATAGAACTTCCGCCCTTTACAATGATTGCCGCCACCACCCGCATAGGTCTTCTCTCCTCGCCGCTTCGTTCTCGTTTTGGGAGTTCGTTTCGTCTTGACTTTTATACTAACGAAGATATAGAAAAAATTATAGAACGCTCGGCGCGGATCCTCGGAATAGCCACGGAACCTGCTGCGGTAAAAATAATTGCGCGTTCCTCCCGTTTTACTCCCCGTGTTGCCAACCGTTTACTCAAAAGAGTACGCGACTATGCCGAAGTACACGGATCTGGCGTTGTTAGTCAAGGCGCCGCCAGCAAAACCATGGAACTTTTGCAGGTGGACGAACTGGGCCTTGAGCCCATGGATCGCAAAATTCTTGAGGTGGTAATATCCAAGTTCGGCGGGGGGCCGGTGGGTCTGCAGGCCATAGCCGCCGCTTCTTCGGAAGAGGAAGACACACTGGAGGAGGTCTACGAACCGTATCTTATGCAGCTTGGTTTTCTTGAGCGCACCCCCAGGGGACGGCTTGCCACAGAACGCGCCTACCAACACCTGGGATTCAAGGTCAATAGACAAAAACCACTAATTAGTTAG
- a CDS encoding type II/IV secretion system protein — MTARFEEEKPKRKLELLRRKEEESSVKILSQKYKIPYVDLGTFPVETDAIKIVPEETARRAELVVFQVAGKRLDVAVRNPEKEETRAALRRLEEDHFTFNLYLASKSSLLRAWEIYKKVPVEYEAASGTVQLAPQKIIELQKELTTLGGVGLRIEKGLAGRTTEVLEIILAGALGLEASDVHVEPQKEKVRLRFRLDGLLHDVASLPPKVYNLLLSRIKLISELKLNVHDRAQDGRFTVKTNSTDIEIRTSVLPGPHGENTVLRILNPKALQVPFEELGMQSWIIEIVADELKKPNGMILTTGPTGSGKTTTLYAFLKKIHSPSVKIITIEDPIEYHLVGVEQTQVSPENGYDFANGLRAIVRQDPDVILVGEIRDFETAETAMHAALTGHLVFSTLHTNSAAGTIPRLLDLGVKPAIIAPAINITMAQRLLRKLCVRCRTPVSVGVAEKKKIEAELGRYPKKAPLPKDWKIFKVTPKGCDDCSGIGYKGRIGVFEIILINDVVERLILREPSEFEIKKEAERQDQITMRQDGLLKVLAGITDFEELERVVGTD, encoded by the coding sequence ATGACAGCCCGCTTTGAGGAAGAAAAACCGAAAAGAAAACTTGAGCTCCTTCGACGCAAAGAAGAAGAGAGTAGTGTTAAAATTTTATCGCAAAAGTACAAAATACCCTATGTTGATCTCGGCACTTTTCCTGTGGAGACCGACGCCATCAAAATAGTTCCGGAGGAAACGGCGCGCAGAGCCGAACTTGTGGTTTTTCAGGTAGCAGGTAAACGGCTTGATGTTGCCGTACGTAATCCGGAGAAAGAAGAGACAAGGGCCGCCCTACGGCGCCTGGAAGAAGATCATTTTACCTTTAATCTTTATCTGGCCTCAAAATCAAGTCTGCTCCGCGCCTGGGAGATTTATAAAAAAGTACCCGTGGAGTACGAAGCGGCATCCGGCACGGTTCAGTTAGCACCCCAAAAAATAATTGAGCTTCAAAAAGAACTTACTACTCTGGGGGGGGTTGGACTGCGTATTGAAAAAGGGCTTGCCGGGCGCACCACCGAGGTACTGGAAATAATTCTTGCCGGGGCGCTGGGACTGGAGGCCTCGGACGTACATGTAGAGCCGCAAAAAGAAAAGGTGCGTCTTCGTTTCCGTCTGGACGGCCTGCTCCACGACGTAGCCAGTCTGCCGCCCAAAGTTTACAATCTGCTCCTTTCCAGAATCAAGCTTATTTCCGAACTAAAGCTGAACGTGCACGATAGGGCACAAGACGGCCGTTTTACGGTTAAAACCAACTCTACGGATATTGAAATTAGAACCTCTGTTCTTCCCGGACCCCACGGAGAAAACACCGTCCTTCGGATTCTAAACCCCAAAGCACTACAGGTACCATTTGAAGAGCTTGGTATGCAATCCTGGATTATTGAGATTGTGGCGGATGAGCTTAAAAAACCAAACGGCATGATTCTAACCACAGGTCCCACTGGTTCTGGAAAAACAACAACTCTTTACGCTTTTTTAAAAAAAATCCATTCGCCGAGTGTGAAAATTATTACCATAGAAGACCCCATAGAGTACCACCTCGTTGGTGTAGAACAAACACAGGTGAGCCCCGAGAATGGCTACGATTTTGCTAACGGCCTCAGGGCTATAGTAAGACAGGACCCGGACGTGATACTGGTGGGTGAGATTAGAGATTTTGAAACGGCGGAGACGGCCATGCATGCGGCCCTGACCGGACATCTGGTTTTTTCCACGCTGCACACCAACTCGGCCGCCGGCACAATTCCAAGACTGCTTGATCTCGGAGTAAAACCTGCCATCATCGCGCCGGCCATAAACATAACCATGGCCCAGAGACTTTTAAGAAAACTTTGTGTCCGCTGCCGCACTCCCGTAAGCGTGGGGGTTGCGGAAAAAAAGAAAATAGAAGCGGAGCTCGGCCGTTACCCCAAAAAAGCTCCTCTGCCCAAGGATTGGAAAATCTTCAAGGTCACCCCCAAAGGATGCGACGACTGCAGCGGCATCGGTTATAAAGGCCGGATTGGGGTTTTTGAAATTATTTTAATTAATGATGTTGTGGAAAGACTTATTTTAAGAGAGCCTTCAGAATTTGAAATAAAAAAAGAGGCCGAGCGCCAAGATCAAATAACCATGCGCCAAGACGGCCTCCTGAAGGTACTGGCTGGGATCACGGATTTTGAGGAGCTGGAACGGGTTGTGGGAACGGACTAG
- the polA gene encoding DNA polymerase I has product MKKLVLVDAHAVIHRAYHALPPLTTSSGEPTNAVYGFTTIFLRILRELKPDYIAAAFDLPGPTFRHIAYERYKAQRPETPAELSSQFAKVREVLEAFGVPVFEKEGYEADDVIGTIARKFEKDRKVEIIIVTGDMDTLQLVRTRVRVYAMKKGITETVTYDEKAVEERYGFKPEQVVDFKGLKGDPSDNIPGVKGIGEKTATELIKEFGSIDGVYKALKKGTKKISPAIAEKLRQGKEDARFSLDLATINTKVPVKFGLEAMKYREKKDGKVSAVFQKLGFYSLLKRLNVEGAPKSEQAALLVVPARTRAIEELTGVAELEQVFKNAPRTGLVLEKEDLFLIPEKGGRVYKLDPKLLKEDKVKRFFETQRFFVHNGKALIHFLHRFNIEPGPVEFDIMLAAYLTSQFTRDFSFLAVASRELGRLVSQNPRDEISHFFEIVESLKSKLSEGKIKKVFEEIELPAVRVLADMEERGILIDAAFLKRLAQEVDKKLEDLTALIYKLAGGNFNINSSQQLSRILFEKLNIKTHGLRKTEKGGVISTGASELEKLKGEHPIIVKILGYRELIKLKTTYIDTLPRLVNPKTGRLHTTYNQTGTATGRLSSSDPNLQNIPIMTELGREIRKAFVAQDEYELVSFDYSQIELRVAAHIANDKKMIEAFKKGMDIHKLTASEIYNIPLEKVTPDLRRAAKTLNFGVLYGMGSQAFAESMARSPEGGRHPGPAGLGAGMSREDAKKFIDEYFHDFSGVKKYIEDTKRFVEENGYVETIFGRRRYIPEIHSPNWQLRREAERMAINMPIQGSSTGDIIKLAMIKVDEWIRKAAPEGREKLENGVRMLLQVHDELLFEIKKRLVQKVTPQIRKIMEGAVELKVPLVVDAKTGRNWGEQKSL; this is encoded by the coding sequence ATGAAAAAATTAGTTTTAGTTGATGCCCACGCCGTGATCCATCGCGCCTATCACGCTCTGCCCCCGCTTACCACGTCAAGCGGCGAGCCAACCAACGCCGTTTACGGATTTACCACTATTTTTTTGCGGATTTTGCGCGAACTAAAACCCGATTATATCGCGGCTGCTTTTGATTTGCCGGGACCCACCTTCCGGCACATTGCTTACGAGCGCTATAAGGCCCAGCGGCCGGAGACACCCGCGGAGCTTTCAAGTCAATTTGCAAAAGTAAGAGAGGTGCTGGAGGCCTTTGGCGTTCCCGTTTTTGAAAAAGAAGGATACGAGGCCGACGACGTTATAGGAACCATTGCCCGAAAATTTGAGAAAGACAGAAAAGTGGAAATTATTATAGTGACGGGCGATATGGACACCCTGCAGCTTGTTCGTACGCGAGTTAGGGTCTATGCGATGAAAAAAGGAATAACAGAGACCGTAACCTATGATGAAAAAGCAGTTGAGGAGCGCTATGGATTTAAACCCGAACAAGTAGTTGATTTTAAAGGCCTTAAGGGCGACCCCTCGGATAATATCCCCGGAGTAAAAGGAATCGGCGAGAAAACCGCCACCGAACTTATTAAAGAGTTCGGCTCCATAGACGGGGTTTATAAGGCGCTGAAGAAAGGAACAAAAAAAATTTCGCCAGCCATCGCAGAAAAACTGCGTCAAGGCAAGGAGGACGCCAGATTTTCGCTGGATCTCGCGACAATCAACACTAAAGTTCCCGTTAAATTCGGCTTGGAGGCAATGAAGTATCGTGAAAAAAAAGACGGAAAGGTTAGCGCCGTTTTCCAAAAATTGGGATTTTATAGTCTTCTCAAGCGCCTTAATGTTGAGGGCGCGCCAAAATCGGAGCAAGCCGCACTGCTTGTTGTTCCCGCCAGAACCCGCGCCATTGAGGAGTTGACGGGCGTAGCAGAGCTTGAACAAGTTTTTAAAAATGCGCCAAGAACCGGCTTGGTCCTTGAGAAGGAAGATCTTTTTCTAATCCCTGAAAAAGGAGGCAGGGTTTATAAGTTAGACCCGAAACTTTTAAAAGAAGACAAGGTTAAAAGATTTTTTGAGACGCAGCGCTTCTTTGTTCACAACGGCAAAGCGCTTATTCATTTTCTGCATAGATTCAACATAGAACCCGGTCCGGTTGAGTTTGATATAATGCTTGCCGCCTATTTAACGAGCCAATTTACGCGCGACTTCTCTTTTCTGGCCGTTGCCAGCCGCGAGCTGGGGCGGCTTGTTTCGCAAAATCCGCGGGACGAAATTTCTCACTTTTTTGAGATTGTTGAGTCGCTCAAATCAAAACTAAGCGAGGGAAAAATCAAAAAAGTTTTTGAGGAGATTGAGCTTCCGGCAGTGAGAGTTTTGGCGGATATGGAGGAGCGGGGGATACTTATTGATGCCGCTTTTTTAAAAAGGCTTGCCCAAGAAGTTGATAAAAAACTTGAGGACCTCACCGCGCTAATCTATAAACTTGCCGGTGGAAATTTTAATATAAATTCCTCCCAGCAGCTCTCCCGTATTCTTTTTGAAAAATTAAACATTAAAACCCACGGACTACGCAAAACCGAGAAAGGCGGAGTGATTTCCACCGGCGCCTCGGAGCTTGAAAAACTAAAAGGCGAACACCCGATTATTGTAAAAATTCTTGGCTATAGGGAGCTTATAAAACTGAAAACTACATATATAGATACACTGCCGCGGCTTGTAAACCCCAAAACCGGACGATTGCACACAACCTATAATCAAACAGGAACTGCCACTGGACGTCTTTCTTCCTCCGACCCCAATCTCCAAAATATTCCTATTATGACAGAGCTGGGACGCGAAATTAGAAAAGCATTTGTTGCTCAAGACGAGTACGAGCTAGTCTCTTTTGACTACTCCCAAATTGAGCTTCGCGTGGCCGCGCATATTGCCAACGATAAAAAAATGATTGAGGCTTTTAAAAAAGGCATGGACATACATAAACTTACCGCCTCCGAGATTTATAATATTCCTTTGGAAAAAGTAACGCCGGATTTACGGCGCGCAGCCAAAACTCTTAATTTCGGGGTTCTTTATGGCATGGGGTCTCAAGCTTTTGCCGAGTCAATGGCTAGGTCCCCCGAAGGGGGCCGCCACCCCGGCCCAGCGGGCCTAGGGGCGGGGATGTCGCGCGAAGATGCCAAAAAATTTATTGATGAATATTTTCACGATTTTTCAGGGGTCAAAAAATATATTGAAGACACAAAAAGATTTGTTGAAGAAAATGGATATGTGGAAACTATCTTTGGCCGCCGCCGCTATATTCCCGAGATTCACTCGCCCAACTGGCAATTGAGGCGCGAAGCGGAACGCATGGCCATCAACATGCCCATACAGGGGTCCAGCACCGGCGATATTATCAAACTCGCGATGATTAAGGTTGATGAGTGGATTCGGAAAGCCGCCCCAGAGGGGCGGGAAAAACTAGAAAATGGTGTCCGTATGCTTTTGCAGGTTCATGACGAGCTTTTATTTGAAATCAAAAAAAGGCTTGTTCAAAAGGTCACGCCCCAAATAAGAAAAATTATGGAGGGTGCCGTTGAGTTAAAGGTGCCGCTCGTGGTGGATGCAAAAACGGGCAGGAATTGGGGCGAGCAGAAGAGTCTGTAA
- the tsaE gene encoding tRNA (adenosine(37)-N6)-threonylcarbamoyltransferase complex ATPase subunit type 1 TsaE has translation MSKSPAQTKKIARFVLDRVKKQDIAGPRVMALEGNLGSGKTTFVQGLSSTLGIKERILSPTFVLIKIYQTAHRRFKHLIHIDCYRLRSSKDLLHLGFKDLLCDQDAIIVIEWADRIKKLIPHGALWIKFKHGKNPAERIIKIKK, from the coding sequence GTGTCAAAAAGCCCTGCCCAAACTAAGAAAATTGCCCGTTTTGTTTTAGACAGAGTTAAAAAACAAGACATAGCAGGCCCAAGAGTTATGGCGCTTGAGGGCAATTTGGGCTCCGGAAAAACCACTTTTGTGCAGGGCCTGTCCTCCACGCTGGGCATAAAGGAGCGTATCTTAAGTCCCACTTTTGTTTTGATAAAAATTTATCAGACCGCACACCGACGATTTAAACATTTAATCCATATTGACTGCTATCGTCTCCGCTCATCAAAAGATTTACTGCATCTTGGTTTTAAAGATTTACTTTGCGATCAGGACGCGATCATTGTTATTGAGTGGGCCGATAGAATTAAAAAATTAATTCCGCACGGCGCACTATGGATAAAATTTAAGCACGGGAAAAATCCCGCGGAGAGGATTATTAAAATTAAAAAATGA
- a CDS encoding YebC/PmpR family DNA-binding transcriptional regulator, producing MAGHSKWAQIKHKKAATDAKKGQLFSRLIREITVAAKGGGASSESNPRLRAALEHARSAGLPKDNIARALARASGGGGGAELQEFLYEAAAPGGLNILIEGTTDNKNRSLAEIKNILEEHGAKLAEPGSISWGFERVGTIEAAGPDHQSLLPEEVELAIADSGARDFKKLNNSWIVETNPADLEKVTRSLEDKKIIIKNTYGGWRPRSPIRLPENLKESGEALLEALVHNEDIQEIHTNLEGTRP from the coding sequence ATGGCTGGTCATTCCAAGTGGGCGCAAATAAAACATAAAAAGGCGGCCACCGACGCTAAAAAAGGACAATTATTCTCGCGGCTTATCCGGGAAATAACCGTGGCTGCAAAAGGCGGGGGCGCGTCGTCAGAATCAAATCCGCGACTGCGCGCGGCTTTGGAACATGCGCGCTCTGCCGGTCTGCCTAAAGATAACATTGCCCGCGCCCTCGCTCGCGCGTCTGGCGGCGGGGGTGGGGCAGAACTTCAGGAATTTTTGTACGAGGCTGCTGCCCCGGGCGGTTTGAACATACTCATTGAGGGCACGACCGATAATAAAAATAGATCGCTGGCGGAGATTAAAAATATTTTGGAAGAACACGGCGCCAAACTGGCTGAACCGGGCAGTATAAGCTGGGGTTTTGAAAGGGTGGGAACTATTGAGGCGGCCGGACCCGACCACCAGTCTCTGTTGCCGGAGGAAGTAGAACTTGCCATAGCAGATTCCGGCGCCCGCGATTTTAAAAAACTCAACAACTCTTGGATTGTAGAAACCAATCCTGCTGATCTTGAAAAGGTAACAAGGTCGTTGGAAGACAAAAAGATTATTATAAAAAATACTTATGGCGGGTGGAGACCGCGTTCTCCAATTCGGCTTCCGGAAAATTTAAAAGAGTCGGGCGAGGCGCTCCTTGAGGCACTGGTGCATAACGAGGACATACAGGAAATCCACACAAACCTTGAGGGAACACGCCCCTAA
- the ruvC gene encoding crossover junction endodeoxyribonuclease RuvC — protein MIILGIDPGIASVGYALLGCDKKIKLCSAGLIKTRPGEMQGRLLELHREINTLIRTWGPDVAAMERVFFAKNQKTALTVSESRGAILLTTALAGLRVYEYTPLEVKKSVTGDGRADKLQVKKMLGLTLGGIDDPGAADDVFDAAAIALTHLFVSKWGRVKGGL, from the coding sequence ATGATCATACTTGGTATTGATCCCGGAATTGCTTCTGTTGGTTACGCCCTGCTCGGGTGCGACAAAAAAATAAAACTTTGTTCTGCTGGTCTTATAAAAACGCGGCCCGGAGAAATGCAGGGAAGACTTTTAGAACTCCACCGGGAAATTAATACACTAATAAGGACGTGGGGGCCGGACGTAGCGGCCATGGAGCGGGTTTTTTTTGCTAAAAATCAAAAAACGGCCCTAACAGTCTCCGAGTCCCGAGGCGCCATCCTGTTGACAACCGCCCTTGCGGGACTTAGGGTCTATGAATATACTCCGCTTGAGGTTAAAAAGAGCGTAACCGGAGACGGCAGAGCCGATAAGCTGCAGGTAAAAAAAATGTTGGGGCTTACCTTGGGTGGGATTGATGACCCGGGGGCGGCTGATGACGTTTTTGACGCGGCGGCCATAGCGTTGACCCACCTTTTTGTTTCCAAGTGGGGCCGCGTAAAAGGGGGTCTTTAG
- a CDS encoding PH domain-containing protein — protein sequence MLRLNEDEKVVLVIHKHWFIIARQVLVIIILIMLAPVALTFLPLITGGLDPTLVETSTNFFLSIYVMVLLLLLFLLWMDHYLDMWIITTERIVDVEQRGLFSREISEIPLSSVQDITIEIRGLIETFLKFGKLRIQTAGEREFTIKDAPALYEAKDIILKYARGRRQEQGSQI from the coding sequence ATGCTGCGTCTCAACGAGGACGAAAAGGTGGTGCTGGTAATACACAAACACTGGTTTATAATAGCAAGGCAGGTTTTGGTTATAATTATTCTTATTATGCTGGCGCCCGTTGCCCTTACTTTTCTCCCCCTGATCACGGGCGGTCTTGACCCAACACTGGTGGAAACCTCCACTAATTTCTTTCTTTCCATTTACGTCATGGTGTTATTGCTGTTACTTTTTCTTCTCTGGATGGACCACTATCTGGACATGTGGATTATAACTACGGAGCGTATTGTGGACGTAGAGCAGCGAGGCTTATTCAGCCGTGAGATTTCAGAAATTCCCCTATCAAGCGTGCAGGACATCACCATAGAGATACGCGGCCTAATAGAAACCTTTCTTAAATTTGGGAAACTGCGTATACAGACCGCCGGCGAGAGAGAATTTACTATAAAGGACGCACCCGCTCTTTACGAAGCCAAAGACATTATTTTAAAATATGCCCGCGGCCGCCGCCAAGAACAAGGGTCCCAAATTTAA
- a CDS encoding SEC-C domain-containing protein — protein MRWVAHHHRNYSIAYLQNLSSPCGSGKKYKRCHGSWGVGIKKEPYKRLKMGKVTSSTTRDETQR, from the coding sequence TTGAGATGGGTGGCGCACCACCATCGTAATTACAGTATAGCATATCTACAGAATCTGTCAAGCCCCTGCGGTTCGGGGAAGAAATACAAAAGATGTCATGGGTCATGGGGCGTAGGGATAAAAAAAGAGCCGTATAAACGGCTTAAGATGGGGAAGGTTACTTCCAGTACCACCAGAGACGAAACCCAGCGTTGA